The Pseudomonas sp. SCA2728.1_7 DNA segment CTCCGGCAACACCCAGCGTGGCATCTGCTCGCTGCCGTTTGTGCGCCAGTCTGACAATGAAGTGGTGTACTTCCCGTCCAACCTGATCGAAAACCTTTACCTCAGCAACGGCATGAGCGCTGGCAACACCCTCGCCGAAGCGCAGGTGCAGTGCCTGTCGGAGATCTTCGAGCGCGCGGTCAAGCGCGAAATCCTCGAAGGCGAAATGGCCCTGCCGGACGTGCCGCAAGAAGTGTTGGAGAAGTACCCGAGCATCCTCGCCGGCATCAAGGGTCTGGAAGAGCAGGGCTTCCCGGTGCTGGTCAAGGATGCGTCGCTGGGCGGTGAATTCCCGGTGATGTGCGTGACCCTGATGAACCCGCGCACGGGCGGCGTGTTCGCCTCGTTCGGCGCGCACCCGAGCCTGGAAGTGGCGCTGGAACGCAGCCTCACCGAGCTGTTGCAGGGCCGCAGTTTCGAAGGCCTCAACGATCTGCCGCAGCCGACCTTCTCCGGTCAGGCGGTCACCGAGCCGAACAACTTCGTCGAGCACTTCATCGACTCCAGCGGTGTGGTGTCGTGGCGTTTCTTCAGTGCCAAAGCGGACTTCGAATTCGTCGAGTGGGACTTCTCCGGCCAGGGCGAAAACTCCAACGCCGAAGAGGCCGCGACGCTGTTCGGCATCCTCGAAGACATGGGCAAGGAAGTCTACATGGCGGTCTACGAGCACATCGGTGCCAAGGCCTGCCGGATTCTGGTGCCGGATTACTCGGAGATCTACCCGGTCGAAGACCTGATCTGGGACAACACCAACAAAGCCCTGCAGTTCCGCGCCGACATCCTCAACCTGCACAACCTGAGCAAAGTCGGCCTGCGCAACCTCGCCCAAGGCCTGGAAAACAGCGAGCAGGACGATTACACCGAGATCACCACGCTGATCGGCGTCGAGTTCGACGACAACACGCCGTGGGGCAAGCTGACCATTCTCGAACTGCGCCTGCTGATCTGTCTCGCGCTGCAGAAGTACGAGCAGGCCAAGGATCTGGTCGAAGCGTTCCTGCAGTACAACGACAACACCGTTGAGCGCGGCTTGTTCTATCAAGCGGTGAACGTGGTGTTGGAGATGGAACTGGATGAAGACCTGCTGCTGGAAGACTACGAAGCCAACTTCCGCCGGATGTTTGGCGACGAGCGGATGGATGCGGCGATTGGTTCGGTGAATGGCAGCGTGCGGTTTTATGGTTTGACGCCGACGAGCATGAAGCTGGAAGGGCTGGATCGGCATTTGCGTTTGATCGAGAGCTATAAAAAGCTGCATACGGCGCGGGCGAATGTGAAGCAGGTTTAAGCCGGTTTCACATCGAGTTCGGCGGTGGATTCACCCCTCACCCCAGCCCTCTCCCCAAGGAGAGGGAGCTAATTTGTGGGCTTTTCAAAATCCTAGTTCGACTCGATATCTCAGGTCGGCGTATTTCGAACAGACGCCTCGGCCAGTCTCCTTTCCCCAAGGAGAGGGCTGAGGTGAGGATTTTGCAAAACCCGAGTTCGGCTCGATATCTCAGGTCGGCGTATTTCAAACAGACGCCTAGGTCAGTCCCCTCTCCCTCTGGGAGAGGGCTAGGGTGAGGGGCTTTGGCTTTTACGCCCATGCGCCGCATCCGCCAATTGCCCGGTATCGACCCGCACAAACACCGAATCACCCACCGCCGTCAGTACATCCCCCGCATACACCTCGCAAATCACCCGGGTCTTGCGCCCAACCTCACCCTCGACGGTCGCCCGCAAAACCAGCGGTACGCCCATCGGTGTCGGTTTGATGAACTTGATGCCGAGGTTGCCAGTAACGCAGTCAATGCGCGGCAGGCTGCCTGGTTCGCGGTTCTCCGCGCGGTAGTGGTAAGCCATCGCTGTCCAGTTGGAATGGCAGTCGACCAGCATCGCGATCAAGCCGCCGTAGACCAGGTCCGGCCAGCCGCAGTATTTGGCCTCCGGCAGGTGTTCGGCAATGACGTGCACGCCGTCTTCATGCCAATGGCTTTTGACGTGCAGGCCGTGCGGGTTGCGGCCGCCGCAGCCGTAACAGACGCCTTCGGGCGCGGCGAGGTCTTGCAGAGGAGTATCGAGGCTGGACATGGTTTTTATTATCCTGGCGTGGTGAGTCCGGTCAGGCGCAGGCGATTGCGCCCGCCGCGTTTCGATTCGTAGAGTGCCGCGTCGCCTTGCTCGATCAGTGTCGTCAGGTTGGCGGGCGGGTTGTCGAACAGGCTGGCGCCGATGCTCAGGGTCACGGCCGCGGTGGTGGGGAATGTCTGTGAAGTGGTGCTGAGAAACTGCTCGCGCAAGGCGTTGCCCAGTTCCATGACGCGCTCACTCGATGCGCTGTTTAACAGAATGACAAACTCGTCACCGCCCAGGCGCGCCGTCAGCGCATTGCGCGGCAGTAACGAGCGGATCATCTCGCTCAGGGCGATCAACAAACGATCCCCAGCGGTGTGGCCGTGCTGGTCGTTGACCAGTTTGAAATTGTCGATATCGATCAGCAGCAAGGCGCCGGGATGCTCTGGCGAAACCTGTTCGAGCAGGCGCGGCGCGCGCTTTTCGAGGGCGCGGCGGTTGTACAGGGCGGTCAGCGGATCGCGTTCGGCGAGGCGGGCGATCTGTTTTTCCCGGCGATAACGTTCGGTGCCGGTCATCGACAAAGCGATCAACATGATTGCCATCGCGCCCTCGACCAGGGAAATCTGGATGATCTCGCCACGAAACGCCGCCAGATCGATCAGCGTGCCGGGGATCACCACGGTCAGGGCTTTGGCTACATAGAAGATCCCATGGCCGAGCAAAACGTAACGCAACTGCACCGCGCCGACGCTCAACGACTTGCCGTGGGGGCGAAGCAGTGAGCTGGCCTTGAGCGTCGCCAGCGCCACCAGCAGCGAATTGGCTGCGAGCATGACCTTGGACCACAGCGGCCCGTCCGGCAACAGCAGCATGACCAGCCAAGTGACAAAGATCAGATACCAGGCCGGCGACAGCCGTATCTGGGTAAAACGTGCCACACCGAGCAGGAACAGGAAGTGCGCGGTCACCAGCAAGCCGTTGGCGAACCAGATGCCGATCAGCAAAAAGCCGCTGCTGCGCAGCAGGGCCAGGGTGGAACCGACGGTGATGGTGGCAAAACCGGCGCTCCACAACAGTAGCGAAGGCTCACGAATGCTGCGCCATTCGATCGCCAGATACAGCGCGGCAGCGGCTGCGAGGGCGATGGAAAGGGTCAACATCGTCGGTGGGTCGAGCGGCATTTCTTGATGAGCCTGTCTGATTGGCAGTGAGACCGGCGATTGTAAGCGTTCGGGCGGTTTTTTCGCAGAGGCCTTATTGCCGCGCAGACCATTGGCAGCGGGGAGGGCGCGGTCGTTAGTCGCCCCCCTGACCACGGTGCCGATCGGTCATTGCTGTGGCGCGAGCCAGGTGTCGACGACTCGACGATCCAGCTCTTCCCAGTACGCCATGCCCAGCACGCGGGTGGTGTTGAGCCCGCGCAGGTAACCGCGCAACTGATTGGCAGTGTCGGTGATGATCTGCGGGTCGGTGATGCCTTTGTCCAGCAATACGCTTTCGTACTGAACCAGATACTCGGCCACACGCTCGCGGAAATCGGGCAGAACGGCGTCACGGATCAGGTCAAACGTTCTCAAGGCGAACTCCTCATTTCATGTTTTTCTAGTTGTGGTTGAGTGTGTATCAGTCTGCACGTCGCGCAACTATTGCTAGAAGTAATAGTGACCATCAAGAAACGCAAGTTCTGCTTTGTCGGTAAACGGCGGAAAATCGCCTTCATCGAACACGCACTCAAGGAATTTGCGCGATGAACACCCTGACCCGACTGGCTTTGGTCGCCCTGCTGACAGGCGGCGCACTGTTCACAGCTCCGACTTACGCAGCCGACGCCGAATCGTGTCACTTCCAGACCCTCACAGGCAGCAGCGCCACCCTTCAGCATTCACAGACGGTCGGCGTGCTGCTCAGCGAGAACACTCTGGACAACCTGCAATACCTTGAGCGTTACCACGACATGGCGGTCAACGGCGCGAAAGATGCGCTCGACTCGCGGATTCGTGAAGCCTTTGTCAGCAGTTCCGATCCGGAGCTGGCCATCGACTGGCTGGTGAGTTCGCTGCAACAACAGTTCTTGTCGGTGACCGTTTACGACAACCTGGATGCGCTGGTGCAGGCTCATCCGGACGTGGTGGTGAAGCTCGACACGTTCAATCGGCTGCTGACCCAGCGTAACAGTCTGGTCGAGGCGCGGTTCACCGCACGCTTCTACGACGCCGACCTGCAATACATCGGCAAGGCTGAAGGCGCCGTCGAGAAACAGTTGCCTTCGGTGTGGGTGCATAACCAGGCCGCACCGGTCATCGCTGCGCAGATCGACAAGCAGCGTGACTTGCAACTCAACGCCTTGAAGCAATTCGATGTGTCGCTCAAGGCGTTGGTGGCGTCGAGCTGAACACTTAAAACATAAATGGCAACGGCGGCTCCGTGAGGCTGAACCGTTGCCGGTTGAATCGAACCTTTATTTTCAGGATGACACCGATGCGTCTTTTCTTTGTGCCTGCTCTGGCCGTTGCCTCTTTGTTGCTCGCTGGTTGTGCTTCGGCGCCGAATAACCCGAGCCTGACCTTGCAGACCAGCAAGACGCCTGCGCAGTACGCGGACTGTGTTGTGCCGAAGTTGCAGGGCAGTGCGCTGAACCCGACGGTTTCGCAGACTCAGCGCAGTTATCGGATTGTGGTGCCGAGCAAGGTTTCGGCTGACAACGTGCTGGAGGCTTACAAGGCTGGCGCTGGCGGCAAGGTGTTTATCTACGAGCGGCATTTGTTGGCTTCGAATCTTTTGCCTTCGAGTTTTGAGCGGGCTGCGCAGGATTGCATCTGATTTTGGCTTTTGTACGGATTTGACTGAGCTCCTTTGGTTGGCCGCAACCAACCAATTTTTTGCCCCGCGCCCTTATTTGGTTGCGGGGCTTTTTTTTGGCTTGGCGGCCTTTGGGCCGACCAGGCTCTTGGGGTTTTGGGTGAATATCCGTTGTTTTTGGGGTTGCGGCTGGCGGTTTCGCTCTTACAGCGAGTCCCTTTGGCAAACGCCCCAAAGGAACCAAAGGTCTGGGCCCCCGCGTTCGGCCCTCGCCGTGGCTCGGGTTCCTTCGTTACGGGATCTATCCGGGGGCATCGCCTACGGTTTGCTTCGCTGCACCTCCTCTCGATGCATTTGGCTCCGCCAAACGGTCGCTGCGCTCCCACCCCCGGATAAATCCCTCCACTCAGCCTGCCGAAGGGGCCAGCACGGCAAGATCAAGAGCTGCAGTCGAGCTAACGCTCATCCTGTTGAGTGGTGAGTAGCGGGCGGGGGGGGCGGCTTTTGATTTGTTTCAGAATTTGAGTGCGGCTCGGTATTCCACGTCGGTGTATCTCTTGCCATCACCTCGGTCAGTTCCCTCTCCCTCCGGGAGAGGGCTAGGGTGAGGGGCTTTTGATCTGCCGCGGTATTGAGTTCAACTCGGTATTTCATCTCGCTGTATTTCTCGCAATCACCTCGGTCAGCTCCCTCTCCCTGCGTGAAAAGGCCAGGGTGAGGGGCTTTTGATCTGGTTCAGTATCGAATTCAACTCGGTATTTCATCTCGCTGTATTTCTCGCAATCACCTCGATCAGTTCCCTCTCCCTCTGGGAGAGGGTTAGGGTGAGGGGCTTTTGATCTGGGCTATGCGGGCGGTTGCTGTAACATGCAGCAACTTCAATCTTGCGAGCAGCGAAAATGGATTCTCACTCGATATTGACCTTCACACTGGTCGCCGCAATTGCCATCGCCAGCCCGGGGCCGGCGACGTTGATGGCGATCAATAACAGTCTCGCGCATGGGCAGCGCAGTACGATCTGGTCGTCGCTGGGC contains these protein-coding regions:
- a CDS encoding GGDEF domain-containing protein, producing the protein MPLDPPTMLTLSIALAAAAALYLAIEWRSIREPSLLLWSAGFATITVGSTLALLRSSGFLLIGIWFANGLLVTAHFLFLLGVARFTQIRLSPAWYLIFVTWLVMLLLPDGPLWSKVMLAANSLLVALATLKASSLLRPHGKSLSVGAVQLRYVLLGHGIFYVAKALTVVIPGTLIDLAAFRGEIIQISLVEGAMAIMLIALSMTGTERYRREKQIARLAERDPLTALYNRRALEKRAPRLLEQVSPEHPGALLLIDIDNFKLVNDQHGHTAGDRLLIALSEMIRSLLPRNALTARLGGDEFVILLNSASSERVMELGNALREQFLSTTSQTFPTTAAVTLSIGASLFDNPPANLTTLIEQGDAALYESKRGGRNRLRLTGLTTPG
- a CDS encoding ATPase, whose product is MNTLTRLALVALLTGGALFTAPTYAADAESCHFQTLTGSSATLQHSQTVGVLLSENTLDNLQYLERYHDMAVNGAKDALDSRIREAFVSSSDPELAIDWLVSSLQQQFLSVTVYDNLDALVQAHPDVVVKLDTFNRLLTQRNSLVEARFTARFYDADLQYIGKAEGAVEKQLPSVWVHNQAAPVIAAQIDKQRDLQLNALKQFDVSLKALVASS
- a CDS encoding OsmC domain/YcaO domain-containing protein, which encodes MEIKVNFLDNLRLEAKFDDFTVIADQPIRYKGDGSAPGPFDYFLASSALCAAYFVKLYCDTRNIPTENIRLSQNNIVDPENRYNQIFKIQVELPADISEKDRLGILRSIDRCTVKKVVQTGPEFIIEEVENLDADAQALLMPVAGSDAGTFIAGKDLPLEQTIANMSGILADLGMKIEIASWRNIVPNVWSLHIRDAHSPMCFTNGKGATKEGALASALGEFIERLNCNFFYNDQFWGEEIANAEFVHYPDEQWFKPGPKDELPSEILDEYTLKIYNRDGELRGSNLFDTNSGNTQRGICSLPFVRQSDNEVVYFPSNLIENLYLSNGMSAGNTLAEAQVQCLSEIFERAVKREILEGEMALPDVPQEVLEKYPSILAGIKGLEEQGFPVLVKDASLGGEFPVMCVTLMNPRTGGVFASFGAHPSLEVALERSLTELLQGRSFEGLNDLPQPTFSGQAVTEPNNFVEHFIDSSGVVSWRFFSAKADFEFVEWDFSGQGENSNAEEAATLFGILEDMGKEVYMAVYEHIGAKACRILVPDYSEIYPVEDLIWDNTNKALQFRADILNLHNLSKVGLRNLAQGLENSEQDDYTEITTLIGVEFDDNTPWGKLTILELRLLICLALQKYEQAKDLVEAFLQYNDNTVERGLFYQAVNVVLEMELDEDLLLEDYEANFRRMFGDERMDAAIGSVNGSVRFYGLTPTSMKLEGLDRHLRLIESYKKLHTARANVKQV
- a CDS encoding PaaI family thioesterase — protein: MSSLDTPLQDLAAPEGVCYGCGGRNPHGLHVKSHWHEDGVHVIAEHLPEAKYCGWPDLVYGGLIAMLVDCHSNWTAMAYHYRAENREPGSLPRIDCVTGNLGIKFIKPTPMGVPLVLRATVEGEVGRKTRVICEVYAGDVLTAVGDSVFVRVDTGQLADAAHGRKSQSPSP